Below is a window of Dromaius novaehollandiae isolate bDroNov1 chromosome 23, bDroNov1.hap1, whole genome shotgun sequence DNA.
AATGGCATGTCCATAAATGCATGCAAGTTTGGACCTGTTCAAGAGAAAGCAATACGTCTTTGTATGATAACAGGCTGGTGGAGGGCTTATGGTCAAGACACAGGAATTCAATGTAAAAGGGATAATTTACTAATTCTTATCTCACAACTACCTAATATTTGGTTTTACTTCCTTTTCATCTGCTTCATCCTCACTGTCGTCAACCTGCTGAATGACCAAGTCGGTTGACCCATCCTCCACAATCTCCACATCAGATCTGTTGTCTTCCCCATAGTGCCACCTGGAATCCTTATCCCCTTCTGGTGGAAATTCAAGGGGTGCTTCAGCCTCCAAGTCAATGCGAATACTGTCTATGCCAGCTTCAGCCAAACACTCATTACAGAGTCTGTAACGTCTTGTCCCCTCTTGGACCACTTGTCCCGTTAGCTCAGTCACGTGGCGTTTACACTTTCTGCAGATAGGCTTACAAGCCTGATGAATCTGGGAAAATTGAAATGAATAAATTTGATATTTTATCCACAGGGAAGAAGTGTTTTTTCAGATAACAAAAAGTAGGGCTGGAGTAGTGTCAAACAGAAGTGTTAACTCATTTTGAGAGACAGTCATCCAAATGTTAAAAACGAAACAAACACAGGCTCTGTAATTCCCCACTTAGACTCTATTCAGGACTTACATAGAGCACAGTACCTTTCTGAGCCATCAATTAACAATGAATTTTCATATGAATTATGCTTCACATCATTGACTTAAACAAAACCAGATTAATTTTGTATTACCTCTTAAGGTAGGCCGTATATCAACGAGATAACACTTATACTGTGTTTAATTATACTAACACAGTTGGATTTACACATTAAACAAATCATGCAGTTACTAAAAATACATACTGTTCGAAAATGGCTACTTAGGTGATCTAGCCTGCTAAATCTTTTTCCACATGCCTCACAAGGGTAAGGGCGCTCTCCTGTGTGACAGCGAAGGTGACGCTTTaggtctgcttttcttttcaccACGTGTGTACAGAATGGGCACTTGAACCGCATCCTGGGCAGATCATCTGttagaaaataatttaagaaaaactttaaaagtcATAACAACTCTAGTCATGTAATATTCTAGGAAAAGGTTATTCTAGTTATGAAAAGCAACACAAATAAgccctttttatttaaaaaaatattattataggTCTTGTCAAATACAAAGATCTTGTCTTTCCTGTTAATTACACAAGAGTGCAATAAAGGAAATGGAGTGGTCCATTAGCTATATTAAAGTGGATTTAAAATATCCAAAAAGACTAATGACTTATATTTGCAGGATGAAGCTGTGGAAACACTAAAGGTTATGCATTTTGAAAGGCTAGTTTTAATAAACTAGTACAGCTATCAGGACCAATTTAAGACAGATATTTCCATCATtcataattattaaaaaatagcattaaacTTTCCAAACTTACATTTCTGGGCAATACAGATGAATTTTTGTCAATATACACTTTCTTAGTAATGTGTATTTTCTCACTGACAGAACAAACGATTAACAGATGATTGTGTACTTAGCGCATTAAAAACAACTCTTACCTTCAGCCCAGCTTCCCATGACACCTAGAATCGAGGGCATGCTTGTATACTGCTCGTCTGCTTTTGAAGACTTGGATTTACCAGAAGAACGGGGTGATTCATGCCCTTGCTGTGATACAGCCAAACTCCTTGGTATCACATCAGACCCTTGACCGTATTGGTATCCCACATGAGGAGATTCAACTTCTGTTTCAATCTGAACTTGCTCCTCGGATTGAGTAACGTGGCCAGCAGGCTCAGAAGCTCTGTCCTCAAGTTTGCTTGATTTATAGTGAGGAATGTCAGAAGGCTGCTGCAGTCCTAGGTGCCTGGATTTTTTTATGGAATCCTGCCTTTGCTCGTGCTTGGACAGCTGTTGCTGTGCATTTCTTTGAGAAGCTGGATAGTAGTTGAAATTGCTCCAAGCACTTCCACCCATCATACATGTCCCTTGATCTGGATTTAAGTGAGAATGTGGAGGGCTGCTTTCTGCCCTCCAGCCAGCACCATATAAGCAGGAGCGGTCCACACCATTTGAATTTACGTCTTTGTCTGAAAGACTGAAGTAGCGATCCTTTTCCTTCTCACTGATGTCCAGTGATGACTTAATGAATGTTTTACACACGCTGATAACATCGGTCATCTGAAGATAGCTAGCCGCTGACATGACTTCAATGACGTTCTGACCGGTAAGAGACAGTTTGCCCGAATACACAAAATCTAGAATAACTGTAAACGTGTCAGGAGAAAATGCCTGGAAAGTAGCTGTTGTTGGCTGACTAGTCTCCTTTGAACTCTGTGAGAGGAGCATTTTGAAATAGCCACTGCTGGCAAACAGCACATTTCGATGTGCTTTGAAGACCTTTCCCTCAACCAGGATATTGCAGTCACAGAATAAGTCTTGCCTGCGCTGCTCATTTAGTTGTTGCAGGAGGTGAAACTGGTGAGAAGAAATCTCCATTCCAGAAAAGGTGAAATGTAGGGTTGctctaaaataaaaacataattaaagtCTTGAGTTCTGCATCCTACAACTCAGCCAAAGATACTGGACCCAATTTTACaggtatcttttaaaataatttttcttaaaatatgtttttaaataacaatATGCGtaaccatactttttttttttttttgaaaagaaaagactccagaaacagaaaaagccaaATAAACCTGTACACGTTATTTGGCAGAGATGCGTGTGCTACAGCTAGGAGCATCTACTTCCTAAGGATGTGTGCAACTCGCTGGAAGCTGTACAACCTTCAGACAGTCAGCAACAAGACGACGAGCCCTTCAGCAGTTGTGAGTGTCTCGGTTGAAGAGTGCGTCCATGCCGTGAGTTGACGTTATCACATCGCCCTGGTCCGGCTGGGCTCATATCCTCGCCTCCGAAGGGACCAGAAATGGGTAGTCAGCGGCGAAGCCCTcggcggccgcagccctcccggcCCGGGCTCCCCGGCATTGGTAGCGGTCGCCGTCACTCACCCTCCCGCCCGGCCGAATTGGTCGCTCGACCCTCGGGAGCCAGGGACGCCCGGCGGCGCAGGGCCCGCCCGCCAAGGCGCGGAGGCATCTCCTGGCTGCGCGGGCTGCCGCCCCCGGTCCTGCCGCCGCCGCTTGCCGCGGGAAGCGGGGCGCCAGCGCCCGCCAGGGCTCCGGGCGGCTGCGCGCTCCCCAGCGGGACGCCGCGCCTggcgcgccggggccgcagccccgaGCGACCGCGGAGCCGCCCGCGTTGCCGGAGCCTCGGCTCCCGCTCCCCCGGCTCCGCGGGGGCTCCGCCgcgcggcggcagcccggcgccTGGCGCCCGGCGTggccccagcagctcctgcccccgctgcccgccgcctccgccgcgccgcgccggcagcgccctgcccgcgccccgtcccccgccgcggcccctctcGCCCCGCACCCGCCGCCCAGCTCCCGCGCAGCCCTTTGTTGCCGTGCCTGGCTCCTCGCAGCCGCGCCCGGGGCTGCAAATGGCGCCCGCTTAGGTCTCTCCCAGCGCTGTGCAGCCCGGGGAACGAGCGGCTCcgagcggcggcgggcagcgcgccggccgcgctcgggccccggcgcccgcggggacTGCGGAGCCGAGGGACGTCCCTCGCTGCCCCTCGCAGCAGGCTCGCTCTGGGGCCCTTTCCGCCCCCAAATCCCAACGCCCTGTCTGGCCTGCCGGCGTGCGAGAGCCGCCACTTACCGGCTGGGTTCTGCGGGTGGCTGCCGCTGCCGCTTAGCCGAGAGGAGCAGGCGGTGGATGCGGGATCCCCGGCCCCCGCGTCGGGGCTCTTTGCGGTTTAAGGCAATGTGTTGGTCCCGCAGCCCCAAACCCTGGAAGCCCGAACGTGAGAGAAACAAAAGGTATTTGCTGACGTGGGCGTTGGACAGAGACGCCCGAGGGCTGGGGACACAATTAAAGGGGCAACGCACCGATTGCAGGCACAGCCCAGCAGCTTCCTCCGCCTGATCGCCCTGCAGTCTGGGCTGCTTCCCTCTTCTCACACCCACATGCTACCCGAGAGGGGATGTGATGCCCTAGATGCTTCCTTCTCACACCTTTATGTATAGCAGGGGCCTTGATGACCCAAATCCCTCTTTCACATGCCTGCAGCTTTCTCAAGAGGAGAAGTGgtattcctctttttttgcatATCTccattatcttctgaagaaaccATGATGTCTGAAATCCTTCCACCGAAGCCTCTCACCTTCTCTCACTTGAAGTTTGgaatctttctctttcctgttcttACCACCAGGGTCTTTTCTGTGCTCTGACACCCCAGATATTTCTCATAAATACCTCTTTTCCCGTGGGAGCCATTCTGCCTTAACCATATCCTTTGTGTCCTTTTTAGCCCTTCCTTCAGTAAACTTAAGACATTCCATCTTGAAACAATTTACGTTCCTTTCCCCACTATGGGGAAAAGGGAAAGTTATCTAAAGAGTCTTTGCTCTGATAGTTAGAAACGTTCTCTCAGTATATCATATAAATTTAGTCATACCCCATTTATATCCATATATGTTGTAACAATATTTAAGGTCAATTTAATTCACTCTTTTTAATAATCTTCCTTAGTTTTGTGGATTCCATCTCCTTTCAAACTTCGATATGCAGGCCGCACTCTCAGATCTTTCATAAGACCTGCCAGTTTAAATTAAACATTCTTGAACATAAGAGTGATCAGAGCTTAAACAGTATTTGACATGAAACTCCAGTGCCTTGGACAATGGTATTAATGCTCTGACAACTGAAAACATTTGAATCTGCTGTATCCTACAACTGACCAGCCTTTTCAAGCCGTGTCACAGTGCTGCTTCATAGTCATCCTGTGATCAGTGCGTACATCCCTCTAGTCTTCTGTTGTCTCCAATAGCttgtaatatgtatttttctaTCTAAAGTCATGATTTTTGCATTTCGTACTGTTTAATTTTCCCCATCTCTGTTAGCGCAGTCCAAAAAGACATTAGTTTATCCTGTAAATTCCATTTTGCATGGTATTGGCAATTCCTTAGaatgtgtcatctgcaaatttcatAACATTGTATTGTGCCTTTACGTCAAAGTCTAAATAATGTATTAGTTGAACTGATTCCAAAGCCAGTACAGGGGACCATTAGTAACTCTCTTCCTCCTCATCATTCCACACATCTTTCGGGGTAGCCCAACTACCCAGTACCCAGCTCCTAGATCTTACATTATTCAATAGTGCACACCTGCATATTGACTACTCTGTACAGTCCAGGTGTCACTCATCTCAAAGAGGATACACAGGAGCCTGAAACGGTtcggaaaagggaaagagaaatgatAAAAGGTCTGGAACAGCTTTGTGCAAACGTCTATATAGTGTGGAAtttccaaactggaaaaaaaatgaggcagaTGAGGTAAGATGAAAGTCTATAAAGTCCCAAGTAGATGAATAGGACTGATTGTTCACTGCTTACTCCAGTATAAGAAGAAGGTGGTATCAAATGAAGCTAGCTGGTGACAGGGACAGAGCAAACAAAATGAGTTCCTCCTGATTTCTCCCAAAGAAGCAAAGAGAATTTGGACAAGAAAGGAAAGAGGCTGTAGCCATAAGCAAAcagacagaaagaggaaagacagGACAAAACAAtctttcacattttattaatattgCATTCACTCATAACGCATACAGTATTCCTTTCTGCAAGCCACAGAAGACCTTACCGTCTCATGCCTAAAAGTTGTGGACATGTGATGTGTGCATTTGCCTGTTCTCATGCCAACTTTATCAGTTTCCAGCCTTGGATGAAGTTTATTTGTATTCCAGTAAAATACTATATAGAAATTACTGTGAGAGTTATTTAGTatgtatgtgttttgtttttccccagtggAGAGATCCAGTGTGTATCTGCAGACACTTATTTGCGCTTGCTTTAATCTGTGGCAGCAGATGTTTCTTGTCGAGGTTGAGGAGTACCAGAATCAAACGTCGTATCTTTGGTCATGATTCCTTTCTGCACTGATATAAGTTGAGTTTAGAGAGGCTCACCTGGCATGTGACACATTTACCTGTAGTCCAAAGCAAGTCAATACAGGCAATGAGAGAAACCACCACTGCGGTGGATTACATAAACAAGGAGACAAGTTGGCTCCTCTACGTCAGGAAAAAGTCCAGCTGTAAGAAAGGTGAATGAACCACCAAGTGGCTAACTATCTTTCAGGACAAATGAATGTCTTTGCAAATGGGCTGCACAACACTTTTCTTTGAACGTAAGTAGTTCATAATAATTTCCTTCAGGTTTTTAAATGGTGAATTCACTTGATTTTAGACATTTTAgttacagaaataaacaaatatgCACTTCTATCCCTTTTGTTTGAAAGTGGTAAAAATGAGAGGTGTCTATTAAATGCCTTCCTGATATTTGTAGTCTTAGGATCTGTTGTACAGCTACTGGTAAATCCTATTTAGGAAGTGTCTCTAAGTGCCAGTATTTCATCAGGCAAGTATGGTGAAAGTATGCTTGTTTCTGTAGGTAACAGCACAAAAGGTAACAATATGGCATATCCCTATTATCTGCTGTTGAGTGCCCAGTTTGAATTTGAAGGTGCCCACTTACAGATGGCTTTATTCCAAAGGTAAATTCCTCTCAACGTTTAAGTTGTGAGACATCTAGCAATGTCACTAAAGTCAGGAATAAGTTAAAATTAGACTCTGTCAATCCAGATAATCTTGCTATAAACAAAACTCCATCTtcaacaaatatatttattttcaaattttaggATATTAATAAGCAGTTAGCAAGTTTTCTTCaaatacagccttttttttcctagtcTTCTGTACATATCACCACTATGTAAATTGTTCTGCCAACGCAGATCGCTGTCTCTTTGATACTTGCTGATTTCTATGGAGATGTATGCACAAGCACAGAGGTTGACCATGCTAAACAGGGTTGAGTCCTTGGACCTGAAGTCTTTTCCGTACTTTCCACAAAAAAAGCATTGTATGTGTGGAACTAGGGAACGTTGTGTGAGAATACTAAGATTAAACTCTCTCAGAAACAAAAACTGGAACACATAGTAATATACTTAAATTTATTATAAATCTTTAAAGAAGATTTTTTATTTGCAGTAACAGGCTTTTATAGTGCTCGAATTCATTCCTCTGAAGTTGGATTTTGCCTGCAAATTCAACTAAGTAGCACCACTTTTTATATAACATCCTACACATTTTTTTAAGATCCATGCCCAAAATATTTCATCTGCTGAAAACTTCCTTCTGAAACAAACTATTTGTGGGCATATGTTGTTCTATTTGACTTAGCTGAGTTTTCAGATAATTTGTACTCTCACTTGTATACCAGTGAGAGCTGAGCATGGCAGTTTGTATGAATGCCAGTGAGAACTCAAGGGTTCCCCATCTATTAGGAGCAGACtaatagaattttaaaagcaggaaaaaatgcagtGATATCTAGAGTAGTTTTAATTAGAATTTTCAAAGAGGTTGCAAGTGCTTTGCTTGGAGTACTTCAGTGACCTTGCCCTGGGTCTGCTCACTGCTGCTAGGAGCAGCCACGGAACTGACTATCGGTTTTCTCATACGTAGGGACTGACTTCATCCTGTTTTGCACAACAATACATCACAAACAATACACTGATTCTAGAAGTGTATTTAGTTATTTAATCTTGTGCTTTGTTTTGTAATTCTAAATTTTTCAGTTACTGTTCCTGGCCAAGAAAGCTCCACTTGAAGATGAGATATTGCTTGGAGAGCCTATGCAATGGGAATAAACTTAGCAACTATGTAGAGGACATGCTTCTCACAGCAACATGAGATTGAgtgtttcaaatgaaagattgatAGCATGCCTTTTAGGTAGCAATGTACAGACAGGACTTTACAAAATCACCTTCTTTGTTAGTGCTGATATGAAAATTATTaacataaattttgcattgtCTTATTTGGGTTTCAGTAACCAAGTATAACTAACAGTAGCACCAATTAAAAGATTTCAGTTTcccttaaaaataacatttctgagaAATCATAATTTCAATTAGGGTatgatttttgtctttaaatattATGTGATACATCTTGCCAAAGAAATTCAAGACAGTACAACTGAGGTACTATAGAGTCACTGACTGATATGCATTGATTCTCAAATCTGTGAATGAAGTAAAATGCGTTtaccaacatttttattttaaatttatttttaaattatgaaagtGTAAGTAAAATTACAAACAGCTTGGGGCTAAAGCAGCGCAATTCCTTTCCTCATTCCATCATGGAAAAAGTAATTGCCAGTCTTTTCCACTGGATCAGAAATGTACCATGCTTGGAGGATTAATTAgttgcctctttctttttttttcctggatgtaAAACGTACATAATGAGAGAATGTGAACAACAGGAATTATAATCTACATTCTTGCAaaaattattgcttttaaaatagtaCTACACCTCTTAAAGGAAAAGTAGTTTTCAgtgaacattttttgtttgtttgaaaacttTTGAGAAACTTTGtgttacataaaaatatattattttggtAGTTAGTAGGTGAGTTGTTCATCATTTCATCTCAGGATATTTTTCTGTGTTACAGGGCCTGATGCCTTGAGGAATACAGTGTGCAGACAAGAACATATCACAGTCATAATGAAAGAGCTTTTTGAAGTTAAGTAGACATGGAGAAAGGAGAACCAGGAGCAAGACACCGGAAATGAGCTTAAGGATGAGATTATTACTGTGATGTAAGACACTGCCAGCTAATATTTGGCTTTAGTTCTTTTGTCTTAGCATCATCTTGACTTTCATCAGCTTTCTGCATGACAAAGGCAGTAGACTTGTACAGGATTTCTTTAGCTCTGTGGTCTTCACTGAGATCCCTAGCTAGCACCCTTGTTGTCTTCTAGTATGAACACAAATGCTTGTTCAGCCTCCAGGTCAGTAGGAATACTTTCTATGCCAGGTTCATGCAGACACTCATTACACACTCTGTAACACCTTGTCCCCTCTTGGACTACCTGTCCTGTCAACATCATATGACACTTACACTTTCCGTGTATTGGCTTGCAAGCCTGATGGATCTGTGAAAATTTAggtaaaaaaatatttgtaatacaATAACACAGAAATGATTCTTTTCTTGTGTGAAATGTCACAGCTCTGTGATTTATCAGAATCAGTGTTATTTCAGGATGAAAAGGAAATTATTGTATCTTGTCCTAAACTATTAAATATCGGGAAGAATCTTCTAACTGCCAGTATGCCAAACCTTAGTTGAGTAGGCTATCTTCTAAACATTATGTTTACAACCTGTGAAGAGTACAGGATATGACAAAACTGCAGGAATGGTTCTATGCATTTATCTACACAGCCTTGCTGAATCCAGGTCTCTTTCCCTGCCCCCAAAGTAACCCTGGCAAATCTCTGCTAAAGCACATCCCCAGATAAAAAATCTCACAAGATTACTACCAAGATATCTAATTAACTCCAGTGTCCTCCTTTTCtgtgggaaatggaaaaaaaattgcacttaATGTTAgattaatatttaatgttttctgttctttaactATAAAAAAACCAGACTACATACAATGATATGAACATATATAGTACATGTGTAATTTAACATACAATAAAGACAGATTCAGTTATGCACCACTATAGAAAAAAACTTACAAAAAGCACTTAAAAGATTTGATCCCCACCCCTTAAAAGGGTAAATTGCCTATATAGTGGTGATGCACATTAATTCTCAACTTTggtgttatttatttttatctcttccaccccaatacatacacacacagacatttcAACATCAAGACAGATACACTTGCAAGTCTGGCAGCTCCGGATATAATGTCAGTACAACTTCTGTATTACTGATCTGTGGAAACTGTCCAGCTATTAAATCTGGAAAGGTCTGCTGGGTTAGCATCGCTATGTGGAGTGTACTCTGAATTGTCTAAATATTGCAAAGTTTATCTTTTGTAAAATACTATAAAGATCCCAGATTTAGAACTTTACATGATCTTTTTCCCCACACAGAATTACTGGCCCTAAAATCTGATGGAACCAGAGCATGAAAAACTGGTTGTCAGTCCCTTCTTCCATTCCCTAGCACTTCTCTTTCTTGACAAAATAATATTAGATactgttttgtcttctttttttaagtgccCATATTTTTCATGTACTGGGACACTTTTAGAAAGTTGTATTTCTAAGACCTGATTTGGTTTCTAATTCTGAAAAACTGTTCATGTATGCTTAAATTTTACCCTAGTAACTAGGCTCATGATCAATGGGATCGATCACGTGTCTAAGCCTTTACAGAACTGCAGACTGAGCTAGTTATGCTAAAGTAATGCAAGAAGCACAGAGTCATATATTTTAGCagttcatttcaaataaaatgttttgcatcttGATTGGCAGTGCAAAGTTTGAGGTCTGGCATATTGCCTTTGGATATTTTGGAATGGCATTTAAAGTTGCTGTGTACAGTACTTactgttttgagattttttttaaatttatttactaGTATCCAGACTACTGCCTATAAACGTTTAATAGAAAACAAAGAAGCTGTTGTAGTTATCGTCAGGATTCTGTTTTACTAAAACATGTGCATGCCTAAAGGAGCCATTGGAAAGGTTTTAACAACTAATGCCCTTTAGATTCTAATACATGTTAAAACTATTTCCAGACATATagaaaatttgaattttaaacaattcaacaacagagaaaaaaagactgtctTCAATTATTTGGTTGGCATAATATTAATAGGCTTTAACAGAATAAATACAATTTGTGTGTGCACATTAAAGGGCAGAAAGCACTGTCAACATAAGTTGGattcaaaaaaaattcagttttataAACATAACCTTTAATTCTAATGGAAAGgttttaatgatttaaaaaattcaaaaaacagGTTTTGAAACAGGAATACTTCCCAGGCACTtctgaaacacaaaaatattaacataaagatcccaaataaaataaaaatgaacagatttcactgtttaaatgaaaacagtgaaaagaaagtAGGTTTTATTATATTTTCCATTGACTCAAGATAGTCTAAATCAACAGATAAATATAGGttttaaatatattctgtaaaaGTAGGTTTTAAAAAAGTTTGATTGTGAAATATCCACTGTCATTGCAGAGCAATctaggattttttcccccctttttccagGCATTTTATTGTAGGCATTTGAGAACATTTTCTTCCGGCCAACATCAGTGACTGCTTCCCAGTTGCGTGCATATTTTCCCATGGCATAAAAAagggaaagctttaaaaaaagagtttaaaaagttAAGATGATTACAAAACTACAAAAACTGGTAGGGAAACAAAGTTAGTGTTAATAATATAAAAGAATTTataagaaaaaccaaaaaaacagctgGCTAGATTTTAAGTTGACAGCAtccttttaatcttttcctaACATGAATGTGATTTTTGCTTGCATGGTATCTTGTGCTAACAATggatatattcatttttaattcccCAAAATTTAAATGCAAGACTTAATCTATATCTTAGTCAACTTtgtgaatgttaaaaaaaaaaaaaagaaagaaagaaagaaagaaaaaaaagctacccTCCCAGACTATTTTATTTTCTAGGCAATCAAAAACCTCCAAAGTGCTCCAAGATCCACTATTATAGCTAAGTTACTTCCACAAATAAGGTTTCGGTTTATAAGAATTCATCATTTAAACTAGACTAAAGGACTCCAGTTATGAAACTGCCTTACAAAACATCAGAAAATTAAATGACCACATTTGGAAGATTTACAAGGTCTTGCACCAAGAGGTAAAATGCACTATTAATACCAGTGCAGCATGTATTCCTTTAGTGAAATACATTGCAGTTATGTGCAAAAGTACATTAAAATGTATATTCCTAAACAAAGTGGGTTACATAGAGCTAAGACTTTAAGATATGCGCCTGCATGGCCTTTTAAAAACTTTGAGAAAGAGATTATATTAGAAATAACTTttccaaaaacattatttttgatTCTTCATTAAGCACCATAAGAACCTTTTAAAACAGCCACATCCTTTTCTCAAAGCTTGTAGAGGCTGGATTTACAATGGAAGATTTCaggaaaaacaccaaaaaactAGGTGGAAAGCACAGCAAACAGATTTACATGAACATGGTCACAAGGAAGTGGGTAAATTACACCCTCTTCTACTAAATACAAAGGCTAAAGGActccattaaaaacaaagtagCACGATATGACAGATCAACAGGAAACATCAGTTTTGGTGGTCACTTTCAATCTGAAATGTGAATGTAATGCCTCCCCCACCCACCCCTTACCCCGTGTTACACAAAAGTTAACACAGCTGCATTTTCTACGCACAAGACACACAACAATAATCTCTAATACCAAACAAAGCAGGTTGAAGTAAAATTGCTGAAGATCTCTGCAGTCTTTTCTGCAGCTCTTAACTCTATTACATACAGACTTTCATAAGAGTTTAATTTTCCCTTCTCTGAATGTCCTCAAAATTTCA
It encodes the following:
- the LOC112982123 gene encoding zinc finger and BTB domain-containing protein 8A-like isoform X2 yields the protein MEISSHQFHLLQQLNEQRRQDLFCDCNILVEGKVFKAHRNVLFASSGYFKMLLSQSSKETSQPTTATFQAFSPDTFTVILDFVYSGKLSLTGQNVIEVMSAASYLQMTDVISVCKTFIKSSLDISEKEKDRYFSLSDKDVNSNGVDRSCLYGAGWRAESSPPHSHLNPDQGTCMMGGSAWSNFNYYPASQRNAQQQLSKHEQRQDSIKKSRHLGLQQPSDIPHYKSSKLEDRASEPAGHVTQSEEQVQIETEVESPHVGYQYGQGSDVIPRSLAVSQQGHESPRSSGKSKSSKADEQYTSMPSILGVMGSWAEDDLPRMRFKCPFCTHVVKRKADLKRHLRCHTGERPYPCEIHQACKPICRKCKRHVTELTGQVVQEGTRRYRLCNECLAEAGIDSIRIDLEAEAPLEFPPEGDKDSRWHYGEDNRSDVEIVEDGSTDLVIQQVDDSEDEADEKEVKPNIR
- the LOC112982123 gene encoding zinc finger and BTB domain-containing protein 8A-like isoform X1 → MEISSHQFHLLQQLNEQRRQDLFCDCNILVEGKVFKAHRNVLFASSGYFKMLLSQSSKETSQPTTATFQAFSPDTFTVILDFVYSGKLSLTGQNVIEVMSAASYLQMTDVISVCKTFIKSSLDISEKEKDRYFSLSDKDVNSNGVDRSCLYGAGWRAESSPPHSHLNPDQGTCMMGGSAWSNFNYYPASQRNAQQQLSKHEQRQDSIKKSRHLGLQQPSDIPHYKSSKLEDRASEPAGHVTQSEEQVQIETEVESPHVGYQYGQGSDVIPRSLAVSQQGHESPRSSGKSKSSKADEQYTSMPSILGVMGSWAEDDLPRMRFKCPFCTHVVKRKADLKRHLRCHTGERPYPCEACGKRFSRLDHLSSHFRTIHQACKPICRKCKRHVTELTGQVVQEGTRRYRLCNECLAEAGIDSIRIDLEAEAPLEFPPEGDKDSRWHYGEDNRSDVEIVEDGSTDLVIQQVDDSEDEADEKEVKPNIR